The following proteins are co-located in the Silene latifolia isolate original U9 population chromosome 1, ASM4854445v1, whole genome shotgun sequence genome:
- the LOC141651109 gene encoding uncharacterized protein LOC141651109 — MARTRGSMARNRPHTSTPKAPIPSDSSIVVNGDVSMAEFQAPMELGTVNELISSAIKAAGITRSSPLSSKLSSANSIPLSTTLIEPNPNSSSDGLAIDVSKVVDHSEKLSVLVDNTVVPSVSLTSVPVVSDVVGKTPVKTWSHVVKAPQNLGMSLHFCQNSAVASEIDIEETDFVDELKIWEFTLMGHVIGAKATLKIVQDFVTKHWAKIATPVVQYYKKGWISFRFSSLEDMNKVLRLGPWMIGGNSLILKQWTPTFSGNMERVATVPVWILFPGLDPYLWSEIVLSKIASKVGKPLFADPATTNKEKLSFARVLVEIDVSSEFIESVVINTPFLGQISQKVVYEWVPFYCSGCGKLGHKIDTCSTASIQVPTVVEEQLNEVTQPYDADPFLDGTFTEVSADGAVVISSSQHGSFPLANKFQVLEPGEILESDAVVSETSLELGATSEGTTTRMVSTLENVDSGCSLIGQRSSVVMPSSSGLFSELHSECSTVVLEVKEVVPPDKVKEHNASKIIRKKFRNWNVVCNYSHHYNGRIWVFFNPSTVTMLSKTVADQLIHFKVHHHESYSTFHLSTVYGCNHPLDRHRLWSSLAAVNTSEPWLVLGDFNVVRSPSEKLSNTPPVLQDMLDFNDCLASCHLDDLTCTGVDMSWTNKQDSVTRVWSKLDRVLANPGFITSYPNAFGHFQEPGLSDHSPILVQISQDKKVVKRFSFLNSWIAHPDYLQTIRAAWITPLQGSPMYCFFQKLKSVKHALTQFHKQHFSNISHRVQSAKNALMECQQ; from the exons ATGGCGAGAACTCGAGGCAGCATGGCGCGGAATCGTCCTCATACTAGTACTCCTAAAGCTCCGATTCCTTCAGATAGTTCAattgttgttaatggtgatgtttCCATGGCGGAATTTCAAGCTCCCATGGAATTGGGGACAGTTAATGAGTTGATTTCTTCTGCGATAAAAGCGGCTGGTATCACTCGTTCTTCTCCTCTTTCATCTAAGCTTTCTTCTGCAAATTCTATTCCTCTGTCTACTACTTTGATTGAACCAAACCCTAATTCATCCTCGGATGGTTTAGCGATTGATGTCTCAAAGGTAGTTGATCATTCGGAGAAATTGAGTGTTCTAGTGGATAATACTGTGGTTCCTTCGGTTTCGTTGACGTCTGTTCCTGTAGTTTCTGATGTTGTGGGTAAAACTCCAGTTAAAACTTGGTCTCATGTGGTTAAAGCACCACAAAATTTGGGTATGAGCTTACATTTTTGTCAAAATAGTGCTGTTGCTTCTGAAATTGATATTGAGGAAACTGATTTTGTGGACGAACTCAAGATTTGGGAATTTACTTTAATGGGTCATGTGATTGGGGCAAAGGCGACTCTCAAAATTGTTCAAGACTTTGTTACAAAACACTGGGCAAAAATTGCAACTCCTGTAGTTCAATATTACAAAAAAGGGTGGATCTCCTTTCGATTCTCTTCCTTGGAGGATATGAACAAAGTTCTAAGGCTTGGTCCTTGGATGATAGGTGGTAATTCTCTGATTCTTAAGCAATGGACTCCTACGTTTTCTGGTAATATGGAAAGGGTAGCAACAGTTCCTGTTTGGATCCTTTTCCCGGGTCTGGATCCTTACTTGTGGTCTGAAATTGTTCTCAGTAAGATTGCTAGTAAGGTTGGTAAGCCCCTTTTTGCGGACCCTGCAACCACCAACAAGGAAAAGCTTTCTTTTGCTCGTGTCTTGGTGGAAATTGATGTCTCTAGTGAGTTTATTGAATCTGTTGTCATCAATACTCCTTTTTTGGGTCAAATATCTCAGAAAGTGGTGTATGAGTGGGTTCCTTTTTACTGTTCTGGTTGTGGTAAACTGGGGCATAAAATTGATACTT GTTCGACTGCTTCCATTCAGGTGCCCACTGTGGTGGAGGAGCAGTTGAATGAGGTTACTCAACCCTATGATGCAGACCCTTTTCTTGATGGTACTTTTACTGAAGTTTCTGCAGATGGTGCTGTAGTTATTTCTTCTTCCCAACATGGTTCCTTTCCTCTAGCCAATAAGTTTCAGGTTTTGGAGCCAGGGGAGATTTTGGAGTCTGATGCAGTTGTTTCTGAGACATCTTTGGAACTAGGTGCTACTTCAGAAGGGACCACAACTAGAATGGTATCTACCCTGGAGAATGTAGACTCAGGATGCTCTTTGATAGGTCAGAGATCTTCAGTGGTAATGCCTTCCTCCTCTGGTCTTTTTTCTGAGTTGCATTCAGAATGTTCTACTGTAGTGTTGGAAGTTAAGGAAGTTGTCCCTCCTGATAA GGTTAAGGAGCATAATGCTTCAAAAATTATTAGAAAGAAGTTTAGAAATTGGAATGTGGTTTGCAATTACTCTCATCATTATAATGGGAGAATTTGGGTTTTCTTTAATCCTAGTACTGTTACTATGCTTAGCAAGACTGTTGCTGACCAGCTTATCCACTTTAAGGTGCATCATCATGAGTCCTACTCTACTTTTCATTTAAGTACTGTCTATGGATGCAATCATCCTCTGGATAGGCATAGACTTTGGTCTAGTCTTGCTGCTGTTAACACCTCTGAGCCATGGTTGGTGCTGGGGGACTTTAATGTAGTGAGATCTCCTTCTGAGAAATTGAGCAATACTCCTCCTGTACTCCAGGATATGCTTGATTTTAATGATTGCCTTGCTTCTTGTCACCTTGATGACCTTACTTGCACTGGGGTTGACATGAGTTGGACTAACAAGCAAGATTCTGTGACTAGGGTATGGTCCAAATTGGATAGGGTTTTGGCTAACCCTGGCTTTATTACCTCCTATCCTAATGCCTTTGGTCACTTTCAGGAGCCTGGCCTTTCTGATCACTCACCTATTCTGGTTCAAATTTCTCAGGACAAAAAAGTTGTTAAGAGATTTAGTTTTCTTAATAGTTGGATTGCCCACCCAGATTATTTACAAACTATCAGAGCAGCTTGGATTACTCCTTTGCAGGGTAGCCCTATGTACTGTTTCTTTCAGAAGTTAAAAAGTGTTAAGCATGCTCTTACCCAATTTCATAAGCAACA